A region of Cucumis melo cultivar AY chromosome 2, USDA_Cmelo_AY_1.0, whole genome shotgun sequence DNA encodes the following proteins:
- the LOC103502286 gene encoding uncharacterized protein LOC103502286, translated as MAVSVLLGMSSSTSRPYHHLHSPLFRFVPKADAYVHPKPPPLPTHFPESNDDDSKLRNWKRFSSNHLGIATSMIPKPTRKVLNGLKKAGYEVYLVGGCVRDLILDRPPKDFDIITSAQLKEVSRIFLWCEIVGRRFPICHVHIDGTIVEVSSFSTSSKPFDRHLNSAAIEKSMNCEEIDFVRWKNCLQRDFTINGMMYDPYNNVVYDYLGGMEDIRQAKVRTVVPACTSFQEDCARILRAIRIAARLQFHFAKDIAGSIKNLSCLVSTLNKARLQMEMNYLLSYGSAEASLRLLWKYGLLEILLPIQAAYFIRNGFRRSNKRSNMLLSLFSSLDKLLAPNRPCHSSLWVAVLALHVALSDQPRSPLVVATFGLAVHNGGNMMEAISIAKSINRAHNANFYELLEPQNMEVQALIDEVMDLTTSVKVALHKMTDEHFVSLALESYPQAPASDLVFIPLVVYLKVCKIFECVVEGAERGFVPKRGKINYECLALGNVPELRHVFARIVFDTVYPL; from the exons AATCCAATGACGATGATTCTAAGCTGCGCAACTGGAAGAGGTTTTCTTCCAACCACCTTGGCATCGCTACTTCCATGATTCCCAAACCTACCAGAAAAGTTCTTAACGGGCTCAAGAAAGCAG GTTATGAAGTGTACCTGGTAGGAGGTTGTGTTCGCGACCTAATATTGGACAGGCCACCAAAGGATTTTGACATAATAACTTCAGCTCAGCTGAAGGAG GTTTCAAGAATATTTTTATGGTGTGAAATAGTCGGGAGGAGGTTTCCTATCTGCCATGTGCACATCGATGGTACCATTGTTGAG GTATCAAGTTTTAGCACTTCCAGTAAGCCGTTTGATAGACACTTGAACTCTGCTGCTATTGAAAAGTCCATGAACTGTGAAGAGATAGATTTTGTCCGTTGGAAGAACTGCTTGCAACGTGACTTTACCATTAATGg GATGATGTATGATCCATACAACAACGTTGTATACGACTACTTGGGAGGAATGGAGGATATAAGACAAGCTAAA GTACGAACGGTGGTTCCTGCCTGCACTTCCTTTCAAGAGGATTGTG CTCGAATCCTTCGAGCAATCAGAATTGCAGCTCGTTTACAGTTCCACTTTGCAAAGGATATTGCTGGATCTATTAAAAATTTGTCCTGCCTTGTGTCTACTCTCAATAAG GCAAGGCTTCAAATGGAAATGAACTATTTGTTGTCTTATGGTTCAGCTGAGGCTTCTTTGAGGTTGTTATGGAAATATGGACTTCTAGAAATACTTCTTCCAATTCAG GCAGCATATTTTATCCGCAATGGTTTTCGGAGGTCTAACAAGAGGTCGAATATGCTTTTG TCCCTCTTTTCAAGCTTGGACAAACTTTTGGCTCCAAATAGGCCTTGTCACAGTAGTTTATG GGTTGCAGTATTAGCATTGCATGTTGCCCTGTCTGACCAGCCTAGGAGTCCTTTAGTGGTTGCAACATTTGGCCTTGCAGTCCACAATGGTGGAAATATGATGGAAGCAATCAGCATTGCTAAGAGCATCAATAGAGCACATAATGCAAACTTTTACGAATTGTTAGAACCTCAGAATATGGAGGTTCAAGCTTTGATTGATGAGGTTATGGATCTCACTACATCTGTTAAGGTTGCTCTTCATAAAATGACCGACGAGCATTTTGTGTCTCTAGCCCTGGAATCGTATCCCCAAGCACCAGCCTCGGATCTT GTTTTTATCCCCTTGGTGGTGTACTTGAAGGTATGCAAAATTTTTGAGTGCGTTGTAGAGGGTGCAGAGAGAGGATTTGTTCCAAAGCGAGGAAAGATTAATTACGAGTGTCTGGCTCTTGGAAACGTGCCAGAACTTCGTCATGTCTTCGCAAGGATTGTGTTCGACACTGTCTATCCTCTTTAA
- the LOC103502287 gene encoding mitochondrial phosphate carrier protein 3, mitochondrial-like, with the protein MGVSKDRQRQSLVQVPSFVYSQTQTAVRSFPIEAPKEKIKMYSPAFYAACTAGGILSCGLTHMAVTPLDLVKCNMQIDPAKYKNISSGFGILLKEQGVKGFFRGWVPTLLGYSAQGACKFGFYEFFKKYYSDKVGAENAVKYKTFIYLAGSASAEVIADIALCPMEAVKVRVQTQPGFARGLSDGLPKFVKSEGPLGLYKGLVPLWGRQIPYTMMKFASFETIVEMLYKYAIPRPKEQCSKSLQLGVSFAGGYVAGVLCAVVSHPADNLVSFLNNAKGATAGDAVRQLGLWGLFTRGLPLRIVMIGTLTGSQWGIYDAFKVFVGLPTTGGATPAPAASK; encoded by the exons ATGGGTGTGTCAAAAGATAGGCAACGACAATCTCTGGTGCAGGTGCCAAGCTTTGTGTATTCTCAAACACAAACAGCGGTTAGGAGCTTCCCAATTGAAGCTCCGAAAGAGAAGATAAAGATGTATTCACCAGCCTTCTATGCAGCATGCACAGCCGGAGGCATTTTGAGCTGTGGACTCACCCACATGGCTGTCACCCCCCTCGATCTCGTCAAGTGCAATATGCAG aTCGATCCAGCAAAGTACAAGAATATCTCGTCTGGTTTTGGAATTCTGCTAAAGGAGCAGGGAGTGAAAGGGTTCTTCCGGGGATGGGTGCCAACGTTGCTTGGTTACAGTGCTCAGGGTGCCTGCAAGTTTGGATTTTACGAATTCTTCAAGAAGTACTATTCTGATAAGGTTGGAGCAGAGAATGCAGTCAAGTACAAAACTTTCATATACCTTGCTGGCTCAGCATCTGCAGAAGTGATTGCGGATATTGCTCTCTGCCCCATGGAGGCCGTCAAAGTTCGTGTCCAAACTCAACCTGGTTTTGCTCGGGGTTTGTCAGATGGGCTTCCAAAGTTTGTCAAGTCTGAGGGACCTCTTGG GCTCTACAAAGGTCTGGTTCCTCTTTGGGGACGTCAGATTCCAT ATACTATGATGAAATTTGCTTCTTTCGAAACAATTGTTGAGATGCTATACAAGTATGCGATCCCAAGGCCAAAAGAACAGTGTAGCAAATCTCTGCAACTTGGAGTGAGCTTTGCCGGGGGGTATGTGGCCGGCGTCCTTTGTGCGGTGGTCTCACACCCAGCTGACAATCTTGTCTCTTTTCTAAACAACGCAAAGGGTGCAACTGCTGGGGAT GCTGTCAGGCAGCTAGGTTTATGGGGTCTTTTCACTCGTGGCCTTCCACTTCGGATTGTTATGATTGGAACTCTTACCGGGTCTCAATGGGGAATATATGACGCATTCAAAGTTTTCGTTGGACT GCCAACAACAGGTGGGGCTACACCTGCTCCTGCAGCTAGCAAGTAA
- the LOC127148214 gene encoding acyl carrier protein 4, chloroplastic-like, with translation MASFSATSLRFCIPINQANKMNHNQLLRRSFPGRGLLSNNNAFHLRVSCAAKPETVDKVCSIVRKQLALPETSELTPESKFAALGADSLDTVEIIMTLEEEFSINIEEDNAQNITTVQEAADLIEDLVVKQQS, from the exons ATGGCTTCTTTTTCAGCTACTTCCCTCAGATTCTGCATACCTATCAACCAAGCTAACAAGATGAACCACAATCAG CTTCTCAGAAGAAGCTTCCCCGGCCGGGGATTGCTCAGCAATAATAATGCCTTCCACCTTCGTGTCTCTTGTGCG GCAAAACCAGAGACAGTTGACAAAGTGTGTTCAATTGTGAGGAAACAATTGGCCTTGCCTGAAACCTCAGAGCTCACCCCCGAATCTAAGTTCGCGGCTCTTGGTGCTGATTCCCTCGACACA GTGGAGATTATTATGACACTAGAGGAAGAATTTAGCATCAATATCGAAGAGGATAACGCTCAGAACATAACCACAGTGCAAGAAGCTGCCGATTTGATTGAAGACCTTGTTGTTAAACAGCAATCTTAA
- the LOC103502280 gene encoding uncharacterized protein LOC103502280 isoform X4: MFLDSASNRLSLKSSFISPLRKIPSLRRQNSVVAAASPKFSMRVASKQAYICRDCGYIYNDRTPFDKLPDKYFCPVCGAPKRRFRPYEQTVNKNDNEFDLRKARKAQIQKDEAIGKVLPIAAALGIVALVGLYLYLNSVF, translated from the exons ATGTTTTTGGACTCTGCCTCCAACCGCTTATCTTTGAAATCTTCCTTCATCTCTCCTTTACGTAAGATTCCTTCTTTAAGGAGGCAAAACTCTGTTGTTGCTGCTGCTTCTCCCAAGTTCTCCATGCGCGTCGCTTCTAAACAAGCCTATATCTGCCGTGATTGCGG GTACATTTACAACGATAGAACTCCTTTTGACAAATTGCCTGATAAGTATTTCTGTCCTG TCTGTGGTGCTCCTAAGCGACGTTTTAGACCTTACGAGCAAACTGTGAATAAAAATGATAACGAATTTGATCTGAGGAAGGCGAGAAAGGCGCAGATCCAAAAAGATGAAGCTATTGG GAAGGTGCTGCCTATTGCTGCTGCACTGGGAATCGTGGCACTTGTAGGTTTATACTTGTACCTGAATAGCGTCTTCTAG
- the LOC103502280 gene encoding uncharacterized protein LOC103502280 isoform X1 — translation MASVSASSLSFHLPPKPHYKLNQEDGGTDRNSMFLDSASNRLSLKSSFISPLRKIPSLRRQNSVVAAASPKFSMRVASKQAYICRDCGYIYNDRTPFDKLPDKYFCPVCGAPKRRFRPYEQTVNKNDNEFDLRKARKAQIQKDEAIGKVLPIAAALGIVALVGLYLYLNSVF, via the exons ATGGCTTCCGTTTCAGCTTCTTCTCTCAGTTTCCACCTACCACCGAAGCCACATTACAAGCTTAACCAG GAAGACGGCGGCACTGATAGGAACTCCATGTTTTTGGACTCTGCCTCCAACCGCTTATCTTTGAAATCTTCCTTCATCTCTCCTTTACGTAAGATTCCTTCTTTAAGGAGGCAAAACTCTGTTGTTGCTGCTGCTTCTCCCAAGTTCTCCATGCGCGTCGCTTCTAAACAAGCCTATATCTGCCGTGATTGCGG GTACATTTACAACGATAGAACTCCTTTTGACAAATTGCCTGATAAGTATTTCTGTCCTG TCTGTGGTGCTCCTAAGCGACGTTTTAGACCTTACGAGCAAACTGTGAATAAAAATGATAACGAATTTGATCTGAGGAAGGCGAGAAAGGCGCAGATCCAAAAAGATGAAGCTATTGG GAAGGTGCTGCCTATTGCTGCTGCACTGGGAATCGTGGCACTTGTAGGTTTATACTTGTACCTGAATAGCGTCTTCTAG